One region of Spirochaetota bacterium genomic DNA includes:
- the kdpC gene encoding potassium-transporting ATPase subunit KdpC, translated as MKQMRISIILLPVMSILLGFAYPLAMAGIARLFCENKAGGSLVTMGGTIIGSRLIGQGFSGPRYFHGRPSVNNYDGANSGGSNLGPTNGKLIDRAVKNIDRARGDNALPPDAKIPSDLVLASASGLDPHISLDAALLQADRIARERGIDKKAVDDLIERNTERPYFNIWGTPHVNVLALNISLDANGARK; from the coding sequence ATGAAACAGATGCGAATATCCATAATCCTCCTCCCTGTCATGTCAATCCTCCTGGGATTCGCCTATCCCCTCGCTATGGCCGGGATCGCCCGGCTCTTCTGCGAGAACAAAGCCGGTGGCAGCCTCGTTACCATGGGGGGAACAATAATCGGATCCCGGCTGATAGGACAGGGCTTCAGCGGTCCCCGCTATTTTCACGGCAGGCCTTCGGTGAATAATTACGACGGGGCCAATTCCGGTGGCTCGAACCTCGGCCCGACCAACGGGAAGCTCATCGACCGTGCGGTGAAGAACATAGACCGGGCGCGCGGGGATAACGCCCTGCCGCCGGACGCGAAGATCCCTTCGGACCTGGTCCTCGCCTCCGCGAGCGGCCTCGATCCCCATATCAGCCTGGACGCCGCCCTCCTTCAGGCGGATCGCATCGCCAGGGAACGGGGCATTGATAAAAAAGCGGTCGATGACCTTATCGAAAGGAATACGGAAAGACCGTATTTCAACATATGGGGAACACCCCATGTCAATGTCCTCGCATTAAACATCTCCCTTGACGCGAACGGTGCGCGCAAATGA